A single genomic interval of Acidobacteriota bacterium harbors:
- a CDS encoding type II toxin-antitoxin system RelE/ParE family toxin, translating to MGVKELRFVASSLDELRNFPEDARRIAGFELRAVQNGLEPQNCRPMRSIGSGVKEIRIHVLGEWRIVYVAKLSDAIYVLHAFQKKSQKTNRHDIELARKRFRELGGK from the coding sequence ATGGGCGTCAAGGAGTTGAGGTTCGTCGCATCGAGTCTGGATGAGCTGCGGAATTTTCCTGAAGATGCCCGAAGAATTGCAGGCTTCGAACTGCGCGCCGTGCAAAATGGGCTGGAGCCTCAAAATTGCAGGCCTATGAGATCTATAGGCTCTGGCGTTAAGGAGATACGCATCCATGTACTGGGTGAATGGCGAATTGTTTACGTGGCAAAACTGAGTGATGCCATATATGTGCTGCATGCCTTTCAAAAAAAGAGCCAAAAGACCAATAGGCATGACATCGAACTGGCTCGTAAACGATTCAGGGAGCTTGGAGGCAAGTGA
- a CDS encoding XRE family transcriptional regulator, with the protein MNESVVKSSGNVFVDLGYSPEEAAILQMRADLMASLRKFIKTRKITQSEAAEMLGVSQSRISDLTRGKWEKFSLEMLIILATKAGMRVTLKTAA; encoded by the coding sequence ATGAATGAATCCGTCGTCAAATCATCCGGAAACGTCTTTGTGGATCTCGGCTATTCACCGGAAGAAGCGGCTATTCTGCAGATGCGTGCGGATCTCATGGCAAGTCTCCGCAAGTTCATCAAAACCAGGAAGATTACCCAATCAGAAGCAGCCGAAATGCTGGGTGTAAGCCAGTCGAGAATTTCGGATCTTACGAGAGGGAAGTGGGAAAAATTCAGCCTCGAAATGTTGATCATTCTGGCGACAAAGGCCGGAATGCGTGTGACTCTCAAGACAGCGGCGTAG
- a CDS encoding MBL fold metallo-hydrolase yields the protein MYRRKHPPIALTPTLFQLGTPAFPAFLSLGESAMLIEGGTGPTFPILVEQIRSLGVSPEKIRFIALTHTHADHIGGIPHFKRIWPHIRVIGSAAAEKIFQKRDLFHEYLLADTAIAQMMKAKDEIEDLPPFLTDYHFGLDAVVQEGERIDLGGGVVWDVYETPGHSPCHVCYLERSEGTLVIGDATGFYVPEKDALWPNYFVSLPGYLDSIRKIATLPAARAVLSHNCVLYGHVREHLEYAMKATEKYHRGLLARLEAGESAEKIAIDSARFVDGITDIQPFRVMYDLSRLLINRSQKAGPDVSFALE from the coding sequence ATGTACCGGAGGAAGCACCCGCCCATCGCCCTGACGCCCACCCTTTTCCAGCTGGGGACCCCGGCATTCCCCGCCTTCCTGTCCCTGGGCGAGAGCGCCATGCTGATCGAGGGGGGCACCGGGCCCACCTTCCCCATCCTCGTGGAACAGATCCGCTCGCTCGGCGTCAGCCCGGAGAAGATCCGGTTCATCGCCCTGACCCACACCCACGCGGACCACATCGGGGGGATCCCCCATTTCAAGCGCATCTGGCCCCACATCCGCGTCATCGGGAGCGCCGCGGCGGAGAAGATCTTCCAGAAGCGCGACCTCTTCCACGAGTACCTCCTGGCCGACACCGCGATCGCCCAGATGATGAAGGCCAAGGACGAAATCGAGGACCTGCCGCCGTTTCTGACCGATTACCATTTCGGGCTGGACGCCGTCGTGCAGGAGGGGGAACGGATCGACCTGGGAGGGGGCGTCGTCTGGGACGTCTACGAGACCCCGGGGCACTCCCCCTGCCACGTCTGTTACCTCGAGCGCTCGGAGGGGACCTTGGTGATCGGCGACGCCACCGGCTTCTACGTCCCGGAAAAGGACGCCCTGTGGCCGAACTATTTCGTGTCGCTCCCCGGTTACCTCGACAGCATCCGGAAAATAGCCACCCTGCCGGCCGCGCGTGCCGTCCTGAGCCACAACTGCGTCCTGTACGGCCACGTCCGGGAGCACCTCGAGTACGCGATGAAGGCCACGGAGAAATACCACCGCGGGCTGCTCGCGCGCCTGGAGGCGGGGGAGAGCGCGGAGAAGATCGCCATCGACAGCGCCCGCTTCGTCGACGGGATCACCGACATCCAGCCCTTCCGGGTCATGTACGACCTCAGCCGGCTCCTGATCAACCGGTCGCAGAAGGCGGGGCCCGACGTCTCGTTCGCCCTCGAGTAG
- a CDS encoding aspartate kinase, giving the protein MITMKFGGTSVGDAERLCEVAAIVRTNLSCRPVVVASAMSGVTDLLLGTAHLALERRKEEGLRNTERLREKHLEIVTALVEPGEARDRLVREQGELVDKLETLLRGVHLLGELSPRSLDAIASFGELLSCMQIAAILEARGIPARFVDARPLIRTDSGYGEAAVDFEVTNPALRGALLPLVESGVVPVVTGFVASNPEGITTTLGRSGSDYTASIVGAALGSEEIWIWTDVDGVMTADPRVVEGAAPLGEISYREAAEMSYFGAKVIHPKTMQPAIEHGTPIRIKNTFNPAHPGTLISSSGSSSAKIVKNVTSIDKLGLVAVEGSGLMGAPGVIARLFAALARVGVNVMMISQASSEHNVCLIIPEKDCRRAVEELRTELGPELARRTVEAVRVRDSVSIIAVVGEGMRGVPGIAARTFTAAARADVNVIAIAQGSSELNISFVVDQSEAHRAVRAIHEAFQLA; this is encoded by the coding sequence ATGATTACGATGAAATTCGGCGGGACCTCGGTCGGCGACGCAGAGCGCCTGTGCGAAGTCGCGGCCATCGTGCGCACCAACCTCTCCTGCCGGCCGGTGGTGGTGGCCTCGGCGATGTCGGGGGTGACCGACCTGCTCCTGGGCACGGCGCACCTGGCGCTCGAGCGGAGGAAGGAGGAGGGCCTCCGCAATACGGAGCGGCTCCGGGAGAAGCACCTCGAGATCGTCACGGCGCTGGTGGAGCCGGGGGAGGCCAGGGACCGCCTGGTCCGGGAGCAGGGGGAGCTCGTCGACAAGCTCGAGACCCTCCTGCGCGGCGTGCACCTGCTCGGGGAACTGAGCCCCCGCTCGCTCGACGCCATCGCCTCCTTCGGCGAACTCCTCTCCTGCATGCAGATCGCCGCCATCCTCGAAGCGCGCGGGATCCCCGCCCGCTTCGTCGACGCGCGCCCCCTTATCCGCACCGACAGCGGCTACGGCGAGGCGGCGGTCGACTTCGAGGTGACCAACCCCGCCCTGCGCGGCGCCCTCCTCCCGTTGGTGGAATCGGGCGTCGTCCCGGTGGTGACGGGCTTTGTGGCTTCGAATCCCGAGGGGATCACCACCACGCTCGGGCGCAGCGGGTCCGACTATACCGCCTCGATCGTCGGGGCCGCCCTCGGCAGCGAGGAAATCTGGATCTGGACCGACGTCGACGGGGTCATGACGGCCGACCCCCGGGTGGTCGAGGGGGCGGCGCCGCTCGGCGAGATCTCCTACCGGGAGGCGGCGGAGATGTCGTACTTCGGGGCCAAGGTCATCCACCCGAAGACCATGCAGCCGGCGATCGAGCACGGCACCCCGATCCGCATCAAGAACACCTTCAACCCCGCCCACCCGGGGACGCTGATCTCGAGCTCGGGCAGCAGCTCCGCGAAGATCGTCAAGAACGTGACCTCCATCGACAAGCTCGGCCTGGTGGCCGTGGAGGGGAGCGGCCTGATGGGGGCCCCCGGCGTCATCGCGCGCCTCTTCGCCGCGCTCGCCCGCGTCGGCGTCAACGTCATGATGATCTCGCAGGCCTCCTCGGAGCACAACGTCTGCCTCATCATCCCCGAGAAGGACTGCCGCCGGGCGGTCGAGGAACTCCGCACCGAGCTGGGCCCCGAACTCGCCCGCAGGACGGTCGAGGCGGTCCGGGTCCGCGACTCCGTCTCCATCATCGCGGTGGTGGGGGAGGGGATGCGGGGGGTCCCCGGGATCGCGGCCAGGACCTTCACCGCCGCGGCCCGGGCCGACGTCAACGTCATCGCCATCGCCCAGGGCTCCTCGGAGCTCAACATCTCCTTCGTCGTGGACCAGTCGGAGGCGCACCGGGCGGTGCGGGCGATCCACGAGGCCTTCCAGCTCGCCTAG